A region from the Vicia villosa cultivar HV-30 ecotype Madison, WI linkage group LG3, Vvil1.0, whole genome shotgun sequence genome encodes:
- the LOC131662157 gene encoding uncharacterized protein LOC131662157, with product MLQKQYFEQRRRQQQNVQMKGLDNHAESSGMDGEIHKEHQSLDIRNLLNLSKNAQECNYVGHNVKGRDEGDVFSAMPGSVSRNQPRISAKEETTVNACGFEEEITEAGARLCGQIKTSPKKVLSRAPDQQSTAFDGPPSHRKTATDPYPELSVIDLLCDDELNPTVEKSPTCEDHVSFSLQGLGKVGTETPVHSPQQMARNPYRNSPFLKDGKKKKLKNLSHVLDDIELEVDAMMQDIGVSPISSSFPSKKLNQGSKVIEDHGHFYDHVDKNRPSISKEFFHKTENNENNEDTWNACSIFLDEKFDEAIGYDTSYENTFQMNCKSPEPLKRVAFKRECYGFEDLLPEKWPSATARKDFNMDEPLASFSTDQFDDDFNFCGASRTRSYGNNAQNLFPEDVRDSSSLLSGESSSATAVRGEYVVHSPSRLVTGENRRKQRKLFASPSHKCSTPEEKNRSLPNPSKQKPSHHSNFILQEEIGAQNSWQFEKRYASVDRSSVTTSFYQDLETNFSVFGCNTRAEDPFTVFTTPEYRASPSFAGFKNAASMADSPPCSFTLEKSAFDSPTPFPSFHSWPTGPSLSSDFQFKEMPQDNGGFHCETSSTDMSGQGSATKGERQMKLKKDRHDFFDQEDIFMGENEISCEKKMEEDAPTSNNDARKSECTDNTNPKTTECHETVYSPVHVEEMSSSLKIPDKHESPEDNRKSSCDAETKTPLRCKIRNEEMKVSPPDGRNKVNGNHFNDQICLSSGQVMLESYVFHLRVQKVLNGASTTSRRNNTFLGPGRNIISHQI from the exons ATGCT GCAGAAGCAATATTTTGAGCAAAGGAGGCGTCAACAACAAAATGTTCAGATGAAGGGCTTAGATAACCATGCTGAAAGTTCAGGCATGGATGGAGAAATCCACAAAGAGCATCAGTCTCTGGACATTCGTAATTTGCTAAACTTATCAAAGAATGCGCAGGAATGCAATTATGTCGGTCATAATG TGAAAGGGAGGGACGAAGGAGACGTCTTTTCTGCGATGCCAGGCAGTGTCTCAAGAAATCAGCCAAGAATATCCGCCAAAGAGGAGACTACTGTAAATGCTTGCGGATTTGAAGAAGAAA TTACAGAAGCAGGAGCACGTTTATGCGGCCAGATTAAAACTTCACCAAAAAA GGTTTTATCAAGGGCTCCTGATCAACAGAGTACTGCTTTTGATGGACCACCAAGCCATCGGAAGACAGCAACTGATCCAT ACCCAGAGTTATCTGTCATTGATTTGCTTTGTGATGATGAGCTTAATCCCACTGTGGAAAAGTCTCCAACCTGTGAAGATCATGTTTCTTTTTCACTTCAAG GTTTGGGTAAAGTTGGAACAGAGACACCAGTTCATTCACCGCAACAAATGGCTAG AAATCCATATAGAAACTCTCCATTTCTGAAGGATGGAAAGAAGAAAAAGTTAAAGAATCTTAGCCACGTGTTGGATGACATTGAACTTGAAGTG GATGCAATGATGCAAGATATTGGGGTTTCACCTATCAGTTCAAGTTTCCcatcaaaaaaattaaatcaaggtTCAAAAGTTATTGAAGACCACGGGCATTTTTATGACCATGTTGACAAAAATCGGCCTTCCATTAGTAAAGAGTTCTTCCACAAGACTGAAAATAATGAAAACAATGAAGACACATGGAATG CATGTTCTATCTTCCTTGACGAGAAGTTTGACGAAGCGATAGGATATGATACCTCATATGAGAATACTTTTCAAATGAATTGTAAATCTCCTGAACCATTGAAAAGAGTGGCTTTCAAAAGGGAATGTTATGGTTTTGAAGACCTCCTTCcggagaaatg GCCTTCAGCAACAGCAAGGAAAGATTTCAACATGGATG AGCCATTGGCTTCATTTTCGACAGACCAATTTGATGATGATTTTAACTTCTGTGGTGCTAGTAGGACAAG ATCATATGGGAACAATGCGCAAAATttatttccagaagatgtaagagacaGTTCGAGCTTGTTGAG CGGAGAGTCAAGCTCAGCCACTGCTG TAAGGGGTGAGTACGTCGTGCATTCGCCGTCAAGACTAGTAACAGGAGAGAACAgaagaaaacaaagaaagctttTTGCAAGCCCTAGTCATAAGTGCAGTACTCCCGAAGAGAAGAACAGAAGTCTTCCAAATccatcaaagcaaaaaccttctCATCACTCAAACTTTATTCTCCAGGAAGAGATTGGTGCACAAAACAGCTGGCAGTTTGAGAAAAGATATGCTTCTGTTGATAGAAGTTCTGTTACCACTTCATTCTATCAAGATTTAGAGACAAACTTTTCAGTCTTTGGCTGCAATACTCGAGCTGAAGATCCTTTCACCGTCTTTACAACCCCTGAATACAGGGCTAGTCCTTCCTTTGCTGGATTTAAAAATGCTGCAAGCATGGCCGATTCTCCTCCTTGCAGTTTCACCTTGGAAAAGTCTGCATTTGACAGTCCAACTCCATTCCCGAGTTTTCATTCCTGGCCAACCGGACCAAGTTTATCTTCAGATTTTCAGTTCAAAGAAATGCCTCAAGACAATGGTGGTTTTCATTGTGAGACTTCATCTACTGATATGTCAGGACAGGGAAGTGCGACCAAAGGAGAAAGACAAATGAAATTGAAAAAAGACAGACACGATTTTTTTGATCAAGAAGATATTTTTATGGGGGAGAATGAAATATCCTGtgaaaagaaaatggaagaagatGCTCCAACTTCCAATAATGATGCACGAAAAAGTGAATGCACGGATAACACTAATCCTAAGACAACAGAGTGTCATGAAACAGTTTATTCTCCTGTTCATGTGGAGGAGATGTCCTCGTCACTGAAGATACCTGACAAACACGAAAGTCCAGAAGATAACAGAAA GAGCAGTTGTGATGCTGAAACAAAAACTCCTCTTAGATGTAAAATTAGAAATGAAG AAATGAAAGTTAGTCCGCCTGATGGAAGAAACAAGGTAAACGGAAATCATTTTAATGATCAAATTTGCTTGTCGTCGGGTCAGGTGATGCTTGAAAGCTACGTCTTTCATCTGCGTGTTCAGAAGGTATTGAACGGAGCTTCTACAACATCCAGAAGGAATAACACCTTCCTTGGACCTGGTAGGAATATAATTTCTCATCAGATTTAG
- the LOC131662156 gene encoding B3 domain-containing transcription repressor VAL1-like, with protein MGSDIGIVNGSCVHEWKKGWPLRSGGFTQLCIKCGFVEEWKCDIIESLSAYENSVFCNKFHRNQTGWRECNFCKKPIHCGCIVSRSLFEYLDFGGIGCVSCVNTSQLNMMRNTENPNWPVSTAQNNARDMHSAHFDGRMLMSNVDEGKLMQLCRVVEASESVHINHAPRDGAITCNGKNNQEVKPSFKEGDTGFSNMIKPSAQSLTFATFESNRPTWEIKNMHESNVKPSLNMCLGNPSGSNSFPPSVGENIEGRLEGKVSPPFHQGPRTRPILPKLLKTGLTMKVETEKGMINPPRIARPPADGRGKNQLLPRYWPRITDQELERLSGDLKSTVVPLFEKVLSASDAGRIGRLVLPKACAEAYFPHISHSEGLPLRVQDVKGNEWTFQFRFWPNNNSRMYVLEGVTPCIQAMELRAGDTVTFSRIDPGGKLVMGFRKSSNSLDTPDVPNGILAKGATFSGGTENLPLGSNCADLLHSTKGNGEPHLNGHPRPPHLSPGAAGLLKTENGEMTNNNSLDQKISSLEKKRTRNIGLKSKRLLIGNEDAMELRLTWEEAQDLLRPPPRVKPSIVTIEDQVFEEYDEPPVFGKRTIFSASLSGAKEQWAQCDDCSKWRKLPVDALLPPKWTCSENVWDTTRSSCSAQEELSARELENLLKSSKDFKKRRIIENSKLIQEHEPSGLDALASLAVLGENFIDPTDSSAGATTKHPRHRPGCSCIVCIQPPSGKGRHKPTCTCNVCMTVKRRFKTLMLRKKKRQSDREADADAKKDHTRKPDTDGASGATRDNANPLDKEEGINRGQTEVGESSAGQIDLNCDPNRDESQVDNNNIPKLSHRVWEDMKMNMNQNGGVKTINTEVQEDQHSSLVTKSNGEDKRYLPDEIASIVRNKEKRDEVYSNESQNNLS; from the exons ATGGGTTCTGACATTGGTATCGTCAATGGTTCGTGTGTTCATgaatggaagaaaggatggcctTTACGATCTGGTGGATTCACTCAGCTTTGCATCAAGTGCGG ATTTGTAGAGGAATGGAAGTGTGACATCATTGAATCATT ATCTGCCTATGAGAATTCAGTTTTCTGTAATAAATTCCACCGGAATCAAACGGGTTGGCGAGAGTGTAACTTTTGCAAAAAG CCTATCCACTGCGGATGCATAGTATCTAGATCTTTGTTCGAGTATCTTGACTTCGGTGGTATAGGTTGTGTTAGCTGCGTAAATACTTCCCAACTTAATATG ATGAGGAATACTGAAAATCCTAACTGGCCCGTTTCTACGGCCCAAAATAACGCAAGGGATATGCATTCTGCTCATTTTGATGGCAGAATGTTAATGAGCAATGTCGATGAAGGTAAACTCATGCAATTATGCAGAGTTGTTGAAGCTAGCGAATCCGTCCATATTAACCATGCTCCGAGAGACGGCGCGATTACCTGTAACGGAAAAAACAATCAAGAAGTTAAGCCTTCATTCAAGGAAGGGGATACTGGATTTTCAAATATGATTAAACCGTCTGCTCAGTCATTAACTTTTGCTACATTTGAAAGTAATAGACCAACATGGGAGATTAAAAACATGCATGAGTCAAATGTCAAGCCGTCTTTGAATATGTGTTTGGGAAACCCTTCAGGGAGCAACTCTTTTCCACCTTCGGTAGGAGAGAATATAGAAGGAAGACTCGAGGGGAAAGTATCTCCTCCCTTTCATCAAGGGCCAAGAACTCGCCCTATATTGCCCAAATTATTGAAAACTGGCCTTACCATGAAAGTAGAAACTGAAAAAGGGATGATTAATCCACCACGCATTGCCCGGCCTCCTGCTGATGGAAGGGGCAAGAATCAGTTACTTCCTAGATATTGGCCAAGGATTACGGATCAGGAGCTGGAGCGTTTGTCTGGAGA TTTGAAATCCACTGTAGTGCCTCTGTTTGAGAAGGTGTTGAGTGCCAGTGATGCAGGTCGAATTGGTCGTCTTGTTCTCCCAAAAGCCTGTGCTGag GCTTATTTTCCTCATATATCCCATTCCGAAGGCCTTCCCTTACGGGTCCAAGACGTGAAGGGGAATGAATGGACTTTTCAGTTCAGATTTTGGCCTAATAACAACAGCAGGATGTACGTATTGGAGGGTGTGACCCCTTGCATACAGGCCATGGAGTTACGTGCTGGTGATACCG TTACATTTAGTCGGATAGATCCTGGGGGAAAACTTGTTATGGGTTTCAGAAAGTCATCAAATTCCCTAGATACACCG GACGTTCCTAATGGTATTCTGGCAAAGGGAGCCACCTTTTCTGGTGGAACCGAGAATCTTCCATTGGGAAGTAATTGTGCCGATCTTCTCCATTCAACGAAAGGGAATGGGGAGCCTCACTTAAATGGTCATCCAAGACCTCCTCATTTGAGTCCCGGAGCTGCTGGTTTGCTTAAAACTGAAAACGGTGAGATGACAAACAATAATTCACTGGACCAAAAAATTTCATCTTTAGAAAAGAAGAGGACTCGAAATATTGGTCTCAAAAGTAAGAGATTGCTCATTGGTAATGAAGATGCTATGGAGTTGAGACTTACATGGGAAGAAGCACAGGACTTACTTCGTCCGCCGCCTCGTGTCAAGCCAAGCATTGTCACAATTGAGGACCAAGTATTTGAAGAATATGAT GAACCCCCGGTTTTCGGAAAGAGAACAATATTCAGCGCCTCTTTATCTGG GGCGAAGGAACAATGGGCTCAATGTGATGATTGCTCAAAATGGAGAAAGTTACCGGTCGATGCTCTTCTTCCTCCCAAGTGGACATGTTCTGAAAATGTTTGGGATACAACCAG ATCTTCATGTTCTGCGCAAGAAGAGCTGAGTGCAAGAGAATTAGAAAATCTTTTGAAATCCAGCAAAG ATTTTAAGAAGCGACGGATCATAGAAAACAGCAAGTTGATCCAAGAACACGAGCCTTCTGGCTTAGACGCGCTCGCAAGTTTAGCAGTTTTAGGAGAAAACTTCATCGACCCTACTGATTCCTCAGCTGGAGCCACCACTAAACATCCTAGACACCGCCCCGGCTGCTCTTGTATCGTGTGCATTCAGCCCCCAAGCGGGAAAGGGAGACACAAGCCAACATGTACTTGCAACGTGTGCATGACAGTGAAGCGTCGGTTCAAAACCCTTATGCTACGCAAGAAGAAACGCCAATCCGATCGCGAAGCAGATGCCGATGCCAAGAAAGACCATACTCGCAAGCCTGATACCGATGGAGCATCTGGAGCAACAAGAGATAACGCAAATCCTTTGGATAAAGAGGAAGGAATAAATAGAGGTCAAACCGAAGTCGGCGAGTCCAGTGCCGGACAGATAGATCTAAACTGTGATCCAAATCGCGACGAATCACAAGTGGATAATAATAATATCCCAAAACTTAGTCATCGAGTATGGGAAGATATGAAGATGAATATGAACCAGAATGGTGGTGTAAAAACCATCAATACTGAAGTGCAGGAAGATCAGCATTCTTCTTTGGTCACTAAATCAAATGGTGAAGATAAGAGATACTTGCCTGATGAAATTGCATCCATTGTTAGGAACAAAGAAAAAAGAGATGAGGTATATTCAAATGAAAGTCAAAACAATCTGTCttaa